A genomic segment from Xiphophorus maculatus strain JP 163 A chromosome 6, X_maculatus-5.0-male, whole genome shotgun sequence encodes:
- the LOC102220057 gene encoding tripartite motif-containing protein 16-like, with amino-acid sequence MDQNQPDQETLSCSICLDLLKDPVTIPCGHSYCMNCINSFWDEGEQKKNYHCPQCRETFTPRPVLKKSTMLAALVEQLKSTGLQAAPADHCYAGPEDVACDFCTGSKLKAIKSCLFCLASYCEKHLQPHYDVAPLKKHKLVAPSKNLQENICSKHDEVMKMFCRTDQKCICYLCSVDEHKGHITVSVAAERTERQRELEVRRGNIQQRIQDREKDVKLLQQEVEAINHSADKTVEDSEKIFTELIRLLQKRSSDVKQQIRSQQETEVSRVKDVQEKLEQEITELKRKDAELEQLSHTEDHNQFLLNYPSLPALSESTHSSSINIRPLRHFEDVAAAVSELREKLQDVLRDSWTNISLMVTEVDVSLSEPESGPEPTTRAGFLKYSCEITMDPNTVHTKLVLSEGNRKVTWVDQHQSYSSHPDRFTDYWQVLSKESLTGCSYWEVEWRGNIRVSVAYKNISRAESGNECIFGRNDKSWALNCNSSIFGHSDIWTSISGPVSSRVGVYLDHRAGILSFYSVSGSMTLIHRVQTRFTEPLHAGVLVGKESSAKFCKPK; translated from the coding sequence GGACCAAGAAACTCTCTCCTGTTCGATCTGCCTGGATCTACTGAAGGATCCGGTGACGATTCCCTGCGGACACAGCTACTGTATGAACTGTATTAACAGCTTCTGGGATGAAGGTGAGCAGAAGAAGAACTATCACTGTCCTCAATGCAGAGAGACATTCACACCGAGGCCTGTTTTAAAGAAGAGCACCATGCTAGCAGCTTTAGTGGAGCAGCTGAAGTCGACTGGACTCCAAGCTGCTCCTGCTGATCACTGCTATGCTGGACCTGAAGACGTGGCCTGTGATTTCTGTACTGGAAGTAAACTGAAAGCCATCAAGTCCTGTTTATTCTGTCTGGCCTCTTACTGTGAGAAACACCTTCAGCCTCATTATGATGTGGCTcctttaaagaaacacaagctggtggCGCCGTCCAAGAAcctccaggagaacatctgctctaagcatgatgaggtgatgaagatgttcTGCCGCACTGATCAGAAGTGTATCTGTTATCTCTGCTCAGTGGATGAACATAAAGGCCACATCACAGTGTCAGTtgcagcagaaaggactgagaggcagagagagctggaggtgagacgaggaaacatccagcagagaatccaggacagagagaaagatgtgaagctgcttcaacaggaggtggaggccatcaatcactctgctgataaaacagtggaggacagtgagaagatcttcactgagctgatccgtctcctccagaaaagaagctctgatgtgaagcagcagatcagatcccagcaggaaactgaagtgagtcgagtcaaagatgttcaggagaagctggagcaggagatcactgagctgaagaggaaagacgctgagctggagcagctctcacacacagaggatcacaaccagtttctcctcaactacccctcactgccagcactcagtgagtctacacactcatccagcatcaacatccgtcctctgagacactttgaggacgtggcagcagctgtgtcagagctcagagagaaactacaggacgtcctgagagactcatggacaaacatctcactgatggtcactgaggtggatgtttcactgtcagaaccagaatcaggaCCAGAACCAACAACAAGGGCTGGattcttaaaatattcatgtgAAATCACAATGGATCCAAACACAGTTCACACAAAGCTGGTTCTGTCAGAGGGGAACAGGAAGGTGACTTGGGTGGATCAACATCAGTCTTATTCTAGTCACCCAGACAGATTCACTGATTACTGGCAGGTTCTGAGTAAAGAGAGTTTAACTGGATGTagttactgggaggtggagtggaGAGGGAACATACGCGTATCAGTCGCATACAAGAACATCAGCAGAGCAGAAAGTGGGAATGAATGTATATTTGGACGCAATGACAAATCTTGGGCTTTAAATTGTAACAGTTCCATATTTGGTCACAGCGACATCTGGACCTCCATCTCAGGTCCAGTGTCCTCCAGAGTCGGAGTGTACctggatcacagagcaggtattctgtccttctacagcgtCTCTGGATCCATGACTCTgatccacagagtccagaccagatTCACTGAGCCGCTACATGCTGGAGTTTTGGTTGGTAAAGAAAGTTCTGCAAAGTTCTGTAAACCCAAATAG